From the Leucobacter denitrificans genome, one window contains:
- a CDS encoding transposase, with protein MSDRRKFTAAFKADEVELVITSGRPVAQVAPEIGVNEDTLGNWVRTWREEHPEAGAADPGPVEWAKHQALQAENAELKREIKFLGKVSAFFAAKQR; from the coding sequence ATGTCAGATCGTCGGAAGTTCACGGCTGCGTTCAAGGCTGACGAGGTGGAGTTGGTGATCACCTCGGGGCGCCCGGTAGCTCAGGTCGCGCCGGAAATCGGTGTCAACGAGGACACGCTGGGGAACTGGGTGCGCACGTGGCGAGAGGAGCATCCGGAGGCGGGGGCTGCCGATCCTGGCCCGGTGGAGTGGGCCAAACATCAAGCGTTACAGGCAGAGAACGCGGAGCTGAAGCGGGAGATCAAGTTCCTGGGAAAAGTCAGCGCCTTCTTCGCCGCGAAGCAACGATGA
- a CDS encoding tyrosine-type recombinase/integrase, whose product MKRFTVYNKHDTSAISGPALAGDEAMSALQDALTDYLELRHNLGYKLADAGRLLPRFVAWLEETEQASITIQNALTWCQLPEVPSESVVWSARMTAVRGFARYLSGIDQNTQVPPTGLLPSRQRWRAPFVFTAEDIAALMSQADTSLDPRLPAATYTTLIGLLATTGLRIGEAIRLTRMDVDLVGSSLLIRESKFGKTRHVPVEASTVAALRRYARQRDRFHPKPATNSFFVTITGKTLLYPVVQKTFRGLCVDAGIGVGVAKRPHLHAFRHTFAVMTLVGWYQNGVDVDAHLPYLSTYLGHRDPRFTYWYLSAAPELLALAADRLQQRNDGRAQS is encoded by the coding sequence GTGAAGCGTTTCACTGTCTACAACAAGCATGACACTTCAGCGATCAGTGGCCCAGCCCTGGCCGGGGACGAAGCCATGAGCGCGTTGCAGGATGCCCTCACCGACTATCTGGAGTTGCGTCATAATCTCGGGTACAAGTTGGCCGATGCGGGCCGGCTACTTCCAAGGTTCGTGGCCTGGCTCGAGGAGACCGAGCAGGCCAGCATCACGATCCAGAACGCGTTGACCTGGTGTCAGTTGCCGGAGGTTCCGTCGGAAAGTGTGGTCTGGTCAGCCCGGATGACGGCCGTTCGTGGCTTCGCCCGCTATCTGTCGGGCATCGATCAGAATACCCAAGTCCCACCGACTGGGCTACTGCCATCACGGCAACGTTGGCGGGCCCCATTCGTCTTCACCGCTGAGGATATCGCGGCGCTCATGAGCCAGGCCGACACCTCGTTAGATCCCCGGCTGCCGGCGGCGACATACACCACCTTGATTGGGTTGCTGGCGACGACCGGCTTGCGAATCGGGGAGGCTATCCGATTAACCCGGATGGACGTGGATCTCGTTGGCAGCTCTCTATTGATTCGGGAATCGAAGTTTGGCAAGACCCGCCACGTTCCGGTCGAAGCCAGCACGGTCGCGGCGTTGCGTAGGTATGCACGGCAACGCGACAGGTTCCATCCGAAGCCAGCGACGAATAGTTTCTTCGTCACCATCACGGGGAAGACGTTGCTCTATCCGGTTGTGCAGAAAACATTCCGGGGTCTTTGTGTTGATGCGGGAATCGGTGTCGGCGTCGCGAAGCGTCCCCACCTCCACGCCTTTCGGCACACCTTCGCCGTGATGACGTTAGTCGGTTGGTACCAAAACGGTGTCGATGTTGATGCGCACCTGCCCTACCTGTCGACCTATCTGGGGCACCGGGACCCTCGTTTCACTTACTGGTATCTGTCGGCCGCACCCGAACTGTTGGCATTGGCCGCCGACCGTCTGCAACAGCGCAACGATGGGCGGGCGCAGTCATGA
- a CDS encoding tyrosine-type recombinase/integrase: protein MSQIAPTVQMFFTDYLAKQRQASVHTISSYRDTLRLLFAFLTQRIGKSPSALDWDDLGHDIISAFLDHLETERDNSARTRNTRLGALRSLFRYASLQHPEHAELIARVLGIPPKRFTKATVSYLTAVEVDALLAAPDLTRWEGRRDHALLMLCIQTGLRVSELTGLNCADIATGTGAHVRCQGKGRKERAVPLTTPTATVLHEWLIERAGSPSEPLFPTRTGRRLSRDAVDQRLTVHRVVASKNCATLQTKRLSPHSLRHTTAMTLLQAGVDTTVIALWLGHADTRSTNAYLHADMTIKERALALTTPVTSRAGRYQPADTLLAFLEGL from the coding sequence ATGAGCCAGATCGCACCGACCGTCCAAATGTTCTTCACTGATTACTTGGCCAAACAACGCCAGGCCAGCGTCCACACGATCTCCTCTTATCGGGATACCCTACGATTACTGTTCGCTTTCCTTACGCAACGCATTGGGAAGTCCCCGTCGGCCCTGGACTGGGACGACCTTGGCCATGACATCATCAGCGCATTCCTTGACCATCTCGAAACCGAGCGTGACAATAGCGCGCGAACCCGCAACACCCGACTCGGTGCCCTGCGTTCACTGTTCCGCTATGCCTCTCTGCAGCATCCTGAGCACGCCGAACTCATCGCCCGCGTGTTGGGGATTCCACCGAAACGATTTACCAAAGCAACCGTCTCCTACCTGACAGCGGTCGAAGTGGATGCGTTGTTAGCTGCACCAGATCTGACCCGTTGGGAAGGGCGCCGCGACCACGCCCTACTGATGCTCTGCATCCAGACCGGGCTGCGCGTATCAGAGCTGACTGGTCTGAATTGTGCCGACATCGCCACCGGCACCGGGGCCCACGTACGATGCCAAGGCAAGGGGCGCAAGGAACGTGCCGTCCCGTTGACCACCCCGACTGCGACGGTCTTGCATGAATGGTTGATCGAGCGAGCCGGCAGCCCCAGCGAACCTTTGTTTCCAACCCGGACCGGGCGACGGCTCAGCCGTGATGCCGTCGACCAACGACTGACCGTTCACAGAGTTGTCGCCTCCAAAAACTGTGCCACGTTGCAAACGAAAAGGCTCAGCCCTCACAGTTTGCGGCACACCACCGCGATGACGCTTTTGCAGGCCGGGGTCGACACCACCGTCATCGCGCTTTGGCTCGGTCACGCCGACACCCGCTCCACGAACGCGTACCTGCACGCCGACATGACTATCAAAGAACGAGCTCTCGCGCTCACCACTCCGGTCACGTCACGGGCCGGCCGATACCAACCAGCCGACACGCTCCTCGCGTTTCTTGAAGGGCTGTAA
- a CDS encoding ATP-binding protein: MIADAYEKRSIMYTSNLEFSRWGTVFGDEQMAAAIIDRTVHHGRMLRFKGGSYRVAHATMK, from the coding sequence GTGATTGCAGACGCGTACGAGAAACGCAGCATCATGTACACCTCAAATCTCGAGTTCTCGAGATGGGGGACCGTGTTCGGGGACGAGCAGATGGCGGCGGCGATTATCGACCGGACAGTTCACCACGGCCGCATGCTCAGGTTTAAAGGAGGGTCGTATCGGGTAGCCCACGCCACCATGAAATAA